One Sphingomonas endolithica DNA segment encodes these proteins:
- the tilS gene encoding tRNA lysidine(34) synthetase TilS, which produces MALLTLAAAAWPGQVIAATVDHGLRPEAADEAAMVAAFCSALPRSPAAAEVPSERVADEAEAGVPHATLKPATPLGTANLQAVAREARYTLLTKWARRHGATILATAHHADDQAETFLMRAARGSGLSGLAAIRPRRPLDHGITLLRPLLGWRGIELRQLATEWRLPFVDDPSNSSDRHDRTRFRALLDQTPWLDPAQLARSAGYLLEADGDLRAIEAWLLQERSVAAKTGELAIDVSGLPRDLCRRLAKSGIAMVRDAGLCIDSPGHPAGNIEPLLDALAVGKSATQAGVMVSATGNIWLFRPAPPRRPT; this is translated from the coding sequence CTCCGGCCTGAAGCCGCCGACGAAGCGGCGATGGTCGCCGCATTCTGCAGCGCCCTTCCGCGTTCGCCGGCGGCGGCCGAAGTCCCGTCGGAACGGGTTGCTGACGAAGCGGAGGCCGGTGTTCCCCATGCTACGCTGAAACCGGCCACGCCGCTCGGCACAGCCAATCTGCAGGCGGTGGCACGGGAGGCCCGCTACACCCTTCTCACCAAATGGGCGCGCCGACATGGTGCTACCATCCTTGCCACGGCGCATCATGCCGATGACCAGGCCGAAACATTCCTGATGCGCGCGGCGCGCGGCTCCGGGCTGTCGGGCCTGGCAGCGATCCGCCCGCGGCGGCCGCTCGACCACGGTATCACCCTCCTCCGGCCGCTGCTCGGCTGGCGCGGCATCGAGTTGCGCCAACTAGCGACGGAGTGGCGGCTGCCGTTCGTCGATGATCCCAGCAACAGCAGCGATCGCCATGACCGCACGCGCTTCCGCGCGCTGCTCGATCAGACGCCCTGGCTCGATCCCGCGCAACTCGCCCGTTCGGCAGGTTACCTTCTCGAAGCCGATGGCGATCTGCGGGCGATCGAGGCATGGCTGCTGCAGGAGAGATCGGTGGCCGCGAAGACCGGCGAGTTGGCGATAGATGTCAGCGGCCTGCCGCGCGACCTGTGCCGGCGGCTGGCAAAGAGCGGCATCGCAATGGTTCGCGATGCGGGGCTGTGCATCGATTCTCCCGGACACCCTGCCGGCAATATTGAGCCGCTGCTCGACGCGCTGGCTGTCGGCAAATCCGCGACCCAGGCCGGCGTAATGGTCTCTGCGACAGGGAATATCTGGCTTTTCAGGCCCGCTCCGCCCCG